From a single Streptomyces sp. NBC_01264 genomic region:
- a CDS encoding SCO0930 family lipoprotein, with protein sequence MGIKRGTTLAAVAAVVALTATACGGSDPAGDNAKPAGAVAAPSQAPSSGDGYGSEADAAGAAGDAKPGGQLAIAQDEKLGSVLTDSAGFTLYRFDKDTAKPSKSNCDGDCARTWPVVAAGDDTAAAGMDPALLGEVVRTDGSKQLTVAGWPVYRFSKDTKAGDTNGQGVGGTWFAAAPDGKKAAKAAPAPGGAGQASGALTVAKDPKLGEHIVDGNGMTVYRFKPDTAWPMVSKCEGACVAKWPVVPPVDQANTKGIIEKNYLVLDRPDGKKQQTVNCWPVYTFTGDKKAGDINGQGVGGTWYAVAPDGKLITVQ encoded by the coding sequence CGACCCGGCGGGCGACAACGCCAAGCCGGCCGGAGCGGTCGCCGCTCCCTCCCAGGCCCCCTCCTCGGGCGACGGCTACGGCTCGGAGGCCGACGCGGCCGGTGCCGCCGGCGACGCCAAGCCCGGCGGTCAACTGGCCATCGCCCAGGACGAGAAGCTCGGCTCCGTCCTCACCGACAGCGCGGGCTTCACCCTCTACCGCTTCGACAAGGACACCGCCAAGCCGTCGAAGTCCAACTGCGACGGGGACTGCGCGAGGACCTGGCCGGTGGTCGCGGCCGGAGACGACACCGCCGCGGCGGGCATGGACCCGGCGCTGCTGGGCGAGGTGGTCCGTACCGACGGCAGCAAGCAACTGACGGTGGCGGGCTGGCCCGTGTACCGGTTCAGCAAGGACACCAAGGCGGGCGACACCAACGGGCAGGGCGTCGGCGGGACCTGGTTCGCGGCGGCCCCCGACGGCAAGAAGGCGGCCAAGGCGGCCCCCGCGCCCGGCGGCGCGGGCCAGGCCTCCGGCGCGCTGACCGTGGCCAAGGACCCCAAGCTCGGCGAACACATCGTCGACGGCAACGGAATGACCGTCTACCGGTTCAAGCCGGACACCGCGTGGCCCATGGTCTCCAAGTGCGAGGGCGCCTGCGTGGCCAAGTGGCCGGTCGTCCCGCCGGTGGACCAGGCGAACACCAAGGGGATCATCGAGAAGAACTACCTGGTGCTCGACCGCCCCGACGGCAAGAAGCAGCAGACCGTGAACTGCTGGCCGGTCTACACCTTCACCGGTGACAAGAAGGCCGGCGACATCAACGGCCAGGGCGTCGGCGGCACCTGGTACGCGGTCGCCCCCGACGGCAAGCTGATCACCGTCCAGTAG
- a CDS encoding LytR/AlgR family response regulator transcription factor, translating into MLRVLAVDDEKPLLEELLYLLRSDPRVLSAEGASDATEALRRITRALESGPDGADGIDVVFLDIHMAGLTGLDVARLLAGFARPPLIVFVTAHEGFAVQAFDLKAVDYVLKPVRPERLAEAVRQAWAQSGRSGEQPVAAAPEAVPAVPAVPAARAAVAKTPGAPVAAGAGASAARGADRAHDQIAVELGGVTRFVAIADITYVEAQGDYARLHTDEGTSHLVRIPLATLEERWAARGFVRIHRRHLVALARIDELRLDAGTTTVRVGAAELQVSRRHTRELRDLLMRQAMG; encoded by the coding sequence ATGCTGCGCGTACTGGCCGTCGACGACGAGAAGCCCCTGCTCGAAGAGCTCCTCTACCTGCTGCGCTCGGACCCCCGGGTGCTCAGCGCCGAGGGTGCCTCGGACGCCACCGAGGCGCTGCGCCGGATCACCCGGGCGCTGGAGAGTGGGCCGGACGGTGCCGACGGCATCGACGTGGTCTTCCTCGACATCCACATGGCGGGGCTGACCGGGCTGGACGTCGCCCGGCTGCTGGCCGGGTTCGCGCGGCCGCCGCTGATCGTGTTCGTCACCGCGCACGAGGGGTTCGCCGTACAGGCCTTCGACCTCAAGGCCGTGGACTACGTGCTCAAGCCCGTACGGCCGGAGCGGCTGGCCGAGGCCGTGCGGCAGGCCTGGGCGCAGTCCGGCCGGTCCGGGGAGCAGCCCGTGGCGGCCGCCCCCGAGGCGGTGCCCGCGGTGCCCGCCGTACCGGCGGCCCGCGCGGCCGTCGCCAAGACCCCCGGGGCCCCCGTCGCGGCGGGCGCCGGGGCCTCCGCAGCCCGCGGCGCGGACCGCGCGCACGACCAGATCGCCGTCGAACTGGGCGGAGTCACCCGCTTCGTGGCGATCGCGGACATCACGTACGTGGAGGCCCAGGGCGACTACGCCCGGCTGCACACCGACGAGGGCACCAGCCATCTGGTGCGGATCCCGCTGGCCACCCTGGAGGAGCGGTGGGCGGCGCGCGGCTTCGTCCGCATCCACCGCCGCCACCTGGTCGCACTGGCCCGCATCGACGAACTGCGGCTGGACGCGGGCACCACCACGGTCCGCGTCGGCGCGGCCGAACTCCAGGTGAGCCGCAGGCACACACGGGAGCTGCGGGACCTGCTGATGCGCCAGGCCATGGGCTGA